A single genomic interval of Sebastes umbrosus isolate fSebUmb1 chromosome 9, fSebUmb1.pri, whole genome shotgun sequence harbors:
- the LOC119494423 gene encoding NACHT, LRR and PYD domains-containing protein 1 homolog, translating to MVVTGSKMSPEGDWIKLEPEVNCVDAEDAPIYSLQSEAGNFECSVSGLRWVSKDKVSLKYQFGSWEEHMERLETLHYIPGGPLLDVKVIAGKLDEAHLPHWICTEDVPRILRKMAVLHIDTCGDVVEQVSGVTPSHVKLSQPIFSPRGVLMRVGLRVKINCKVLIYKTNKAFLTLHVYLIPRDPALQQTIKKKESSSGSKMIQKPHPEKYLQMRDRFILTADLDSAEIYPEKLKLIYEGSDPNFFEVFIENPDSHFQLTIRHGSEPVWTCAIRKDDYQNTGDIQEKYEEALARVRSKLVEKMSRELINQLLDDLLEDGVLNEGEKDSVLQENNTTANRARHLIDMVKNKGREASRKMFTHLRRRDPSLSDQLGLLSGLPV from the exons ATGGTCGTAACCGGAAGTAAAATGTCCCCTGAGGGTGACTGGATTAAACTTGAGCCTGAAGTGAACTGTGTGGATGCAGAGGATGCTCCAATTTACAG CCTGCAGTCTGAAGCAGGTAACTTTGAATGCAGTGTCTCTGGCTTGCGCTGGGTTAGTAAGGATAAGGTCAGCTTGAAGTACCAGTTTGGTTCCTGGGAGGAGCACATGGAGAGACTGGAGACCCTGCATTACATCCCTGGTGGTCCCCTACTGGACGTTAAAGTCATTGCTGGAAAGTTAGATGAAGCTCATCTGCCACACTGGATCTGCACAG AAGACGTCCCTAGAATTTTACGCAAGATGGCAGTCCTCCACATAGACACCTGTGGAGACGTTGTGGAACAAGTGTCTGGGGTCACGCCATCCCATGTCAAGTTGTCCCAGCCAATTTTCTCTCCAAGAGGGGTCCTGATGAGAGTCGGCCTTCGAGTGAAAATTAACTGTAAAGTGTTAATATACAAGACCAACAAAGCATTCCTCACTCTGCATGTCTATCTGATCCCTCGTGATCCTGCTCTACAACAG ACCATAAAAAAGAAGGAATCATCCAGTGGATCCAAAATGATCCAAAAGCCGCACCCGGAGAAGTACCTGCAAATGCGCGATCGTTTCATCCTCACAGCCGATTTGGACAGTGCAGAAATTTACCCTGAG AAATTGAAGCTCATATATGAAGGCAGTGACCCAAACTTCTTTGAAGTGTTCATTGAAAATCCAGACAGTCATTTCCAGCTCACAATAAGACATGGATCTGAACCAGTGTGGACCTGTGCAATTCGAAAAG ATGACTATCAAAACACTGGTGATATTCAGGAGAAGTATG AAGAGGCGCTTGCTAGAGTGAGGTCTAAACTTGTGGAGAAAATGTCCAGAGAGCTGATTAATCAGCTGCTGGATGACCTTTTAGAGGATGGCGTCTTGAATGAGGGGGAGAAAGACTCGGTACTTCAGGAGAACAACACCACTGCAAACAGGGCGCGCCACCTCATCGACATGGTGAAAAACAAAGGACGTGAAGCCAGCAGGAAGATGTTTACTCACCTTCGAAGAAGAGACCCTTCACTCTCCGATCAGCTGGGGCTGCTCTCTGGCCTGCCTGTGTAA
- the LOC119494985 gene encoding gastrotropin-like yields MAFAGKYELESQDNYVEFLEVIGLLSAKTDHKVVTEVVQDGNDFTWTQTIPNWTWSNKFTVGQECELATMKGAKFNAPVTMEGDKISVQFPQYLFTAEIIEDKLVMMCITPGEKGVSFKRISKRI; encoded by the exons ATGGCTTTCGCTGGGAAATATGAGCTGGAGAGTCAAGACAACTATGTGGAGTTTCTGGAAGTAATTG GGCTTCTCAGTGCCAAGACGGATCACAAAGTGGTAACGGAGGTGGTTCAGGATGGAAACGACTTCACCTGGACACAGACCATTCCCAACTGGACCTGGTCCAATAAGTTCACGGTCGGTCAGGAATGTGAGCTGGCAACAATGAAGGGCGCCAAATTCAAC GCTCCTGTCACTATGGAAGGCGACAAGATTTCCGTTCAGTTTCCTCAGTACCTCTTCACAGCAGAGATCATTGAGGATAAGCTGGTCATG ATGTGCATAACTCCAGGAGAAAAGGGTGTGTCTTTCAAAAGAATTAGCAAGAGGATCTAA
- the LOC119494986 gene encoding gastrotropin-like produces the protein MAFTGKYVVESQENYREFLKAVGIEVPEDIKNEEMITDIYQNDHFRLTKFSMDKTWNNSFVIGKESELETLDGETFKTTVTLDGGKLKIQFPKYVYTAEMVGGKLVEVNTICAVTNKMVSKRTN, from the exons ATGGCTTTTACAGGGAAATACGTTGTGGAGAGCCAGGAGAACTACCGTGAATTCTTGAAGGCTGTTG GAATTGAAGTTCCTGAAGACATAAAAAATGAGGAGATGATAACAGATATCTATCAGAACGACCACTTCAGGCTGACAAAGTTTTCGATGGACAAGACCTGGAACAACTCGTTCGTCATTGGGAAGGAGAGCGAACTGGAAACTCTGGATGGAGAGACATTCAAG acCACTGTCACTTTGGATGGAGGTAAACTCAAGATTCAGTTCCCCAAATACGTTTACACCGCTGAGATGGTTGGTGGCAAGCTTGTTGAG gTCAACACCATCTGTGCCGTTACTAACAAGATGGTTAGTAAGAGGACAAACTGA